The following proteins are co-located in the Streptomyces sp. NBC_00435 genome:
- a CDS encoding DUF58 domain-containing protein, producing MGFTGRAALLAALGSIPVGILEPSWTGMLAVNGPIALACAVDYALAAPVRTLHLARSGDTSVRLGEAADVHLTVTNPSARTLRARIRDAWPPSSWVPGTEFDASRQALTIPAGERRRLTTRLRPTRRGDRLAARVTIRSYGPLGLLARQGHHTVPWTVRVLPPFASRKHLPSRLARLRELDGRTSVLTRGEGTEFDSLRDYVPGDDTRSIDWRATARQNKVAVRTWRPERDRHILICLDTGRTSAGRVGDAPRLDASMDAALLLTALATRAGDRVDLLAHDRRPRAQIQARSAADTLPAFVNAMATLEPELVETDSRTLVSTILRSAPRRSLVVLLTSLDAAPIEEGLLPLLPRLTQRHTVLLASVADPHIEEMTKSRGTLEAVYEAAAGTQSQSARRRTADQLTRHGVHVVDATPETLAPALADAYLALKAAGRL from the coding sequence ATGGGATTCACCGGACGCGCCGCCCTCCTCGCGGCCCTCGGCAGCATCCCCGTCGGCATCCTCGAACCGAGCTGGACGGGAATGCTCGCGGTCAACGGCCCCATCGCCCTGGCCTGCGCCGTCGACTACGCCCTCGCGGCACCGGTCCGCACGCTCCACCTGGCCCGCTCCGGCGACACGTCGGTGCGCCTGGGCGAAGCCGCCGACGTGCACCTCACCGTCACCAACCCCTCCGCCCGCACCCTGCGCGCCCGGATCCGCGACGCCTGGCCCCCCAGCAGCTGGGTCCCGGGCACCGAATTCGACGCCTCACGGCAAGCGTTGACGATCCCCGCGGGCGAACGCCGCCGCCTCACCACCCGCCTGCGGCCCACCCGCCGCGGCGACCGCCTGGCGGCCCGCGTCACGATCCGCTCGTACGGGCCGCTGGGCCTGCTGGCCCGTCAGGGCCACCACACCGTCCCGTGGACGGTCCGCGTGCTCCCGCCCTTCGCCAGCCGCAAGCACCTCCCCTCCCGCCTCGCCCGGCTGCGCGAACTCGACGGCCGCACCAGCGTCCTGACGCGCGGTGAGGGCACGGAGTTCGACAGCCTGCGCGACTACGTACCCGGTGACGACACCCGTTCCATCGACTGGCGGGCCACCGCCCGCCAGAACAAGGTCGCCGTCCGCACCTGGCGCCCGGAACGCGACCGCCACATCCTCATCTGCCTGGACACGGGCCGTACTTCGGCGGGCCGCGTCGGCGACGCCCCCCGACTCGACGCCTCGATGGACGCGGCCCTCCTCCTGACGGCCCTGGCCACCCGTGCAGGCGACCGCGTGGACCTCTTGGCCCACGACCGCCGCCCCCGCGCCCAGATCCAGGCCCGCTCGGCCGCCGACACCCTCCCGGCCTTCGTCAACGCGATGGCCACCCTGGAACCGGAGCTCGTCGAGACCGACTCCCGCACCCTGGTCTCCACCATCCTGCGCAGCGCCCCGCGCCGCTCCCTGGTGGTCCTCCTGACCAGCCTCGACGCGGCCCCGATCGAGGAGGGCCTGCTCCCGCTCCTCCCCCGCCTCACCCAGCGGCACACGGTCCTGCTGGCCTCGGTCGCGGACCCGCACATCGAGGAGATGACCAAGTCCCGCGGCACCCTCGAAGCCGTCTACGAAGCCGCCGCAGGCACCCAGTCCCAGTCCGCCCGCCGCCGCACCGCGGACCAGCTCACCCGCCACGGCGTCCACGTGGTCGACGCCACCCCCGAAACCCTGGCCCCGGCCCTGGCCGACGCCTACCTGGCCCTCAAGGCGGCCGGCCGGCTGTAG
- the ahcY gene encoding adenosylhomocysteinase, with amino-acid sequence MTAAFTDFKVADLSLAVFGRKEITLAEHEMPGLMSIRREYAASQPLAGARVTGSLHMTVQTAVLIETLVALGADVRWASCNIFSTQDHAAAAIAVGPNGTVDNPRGVPVFAWKGETLEEYWWCTEQALTWPNTPTGGPNMILDDGGDATLLVHKGVEFEKAGAAPDPSTADSEEYGYILTLLNRTLGESPQKWTQLASEIRGVTEETTTGVHRLYEMMAEGTLLFPAINVNDAVTKSKFDNKYGCRHSLIDGINRATDVLIGGKTAVVFGYGDVGKGCAESLRGQGARVIITEIDPICALQAAMDGYQVATLDDVVESADIFITTTGNKDIIMAGDMAKMKHQAIVGNIGHFDNEIDMAGLAKIEGIVKDEVKPQVHTWKFPDGKVLIVLSEGRLLNLGNATGHPSFVMSNSFADQTLAQIELFTKPAEYPTGVYVLPKHLDEKVARLHLAALGVKLTTLRPEQAAYIGVEVEGPYKPDHYRY; translated from the coding sequence ATGACTGCCGCATTCACCGACTTCAAGGTCGCGGACCTCTCCCTCGCCGTTTTCGGGCGCAAGGAGATCACCCTCGCCGAGCACGAGATGCCGGGCCTGATGTCGATCCGCCGGGAGTACGCGGCTTCGCAGCCGCTGGCCGGCGCCCGAGTCACCGGTTCTCTGCACATGACGGTGCAGACCGCCGTTCTCATCGAGACTCTCGTCGCGCTGGGCGCGGATGTCCGCTGGGCCTCGTGCAACATCTTCTCGACCCAGGACCATGCGGCCGCCGCCATCGCGGTGGGCCCGAACGGTACGGTCGACAACCCGCGGGGCGTCCCGGTCTTCGCCTGGAAGGGTGAGACGCTGGAGGAGTACTGGTGGTGCACGGAGCAGGCGTTGACCTGGCCCAACACCCCCACCGGTGGCCCGAACATGATCCTCGACGACGGTGGTGACGCCACTCTCCTCGTCCACAAGGGTGTCGAGTTCGAGAAGGCCGGCGCCGCCCCGGACCCGTCCACGGCGGACTCCGAGGAGTACGGCTACATCCTGACCCTCCTCAACCGCACCCTGGGTGAGTCCCCGCAGAAGTGGACGCAGCTCGCGTCCGAGATCCGCGGCGTGACGGAGGAGACCACCACGGGTGTCCACCGTCTCTACGAGATGATGGCTGAGGGCACGCTGCTCTTCCCGGCGATCAACGTGAACGATGCCGTCACCAAGTCGAAGTTCGACAACAAGTACGGCTGCCGCCACTCCCTGATCGACGGCATCAACCGTGCCACCGATGTCCTGATCGGTGGCAAGACCGCTGTCGTCTTCGGCTACGGCGATGTCGGCAAGGGCTGTGCGGAGTCGCTGCGTGGGCAGGGCGCGCGTGTGATCATCACCGAGATCGACCCGATCTGTGCGCTGCAGGCGGCGATGGACGGCTACCAGGTCGCGACGTTGGACGATGTGGTGGAGAGCGCGGACATCTTCATCACGACCACGGGTAACAAGGACATCATCATGGCCGGGGACATGGCCAAGATGAAGCACCAGGCGATCGTGGGCAACATCGGTCACTTCGACAACGAGATCGACATGGCTGGTCTCGCGAAGATCGAGGGCATCGTCAAGGACGAGGTCAAGCCGCAGGTCCACACCTGGAAGTTCCCTGACGGCAAGGTTCTCATCGTTCTGTCGGAGGGTCGTCTGCTGAACCTGGGCAACGCGACCGGTCACCCGTCGTTCGTGATGTCGAACTCGTTCGCGGACCAGACCCTGGCCCAGATCGAGTTGTTCACCAAGCCGGCCGAGTACCCCACCGGCGTCTACGTGCTGCCCAAGCACCTCGACGAGAAGGTGGCCCGTCTCCACCTCGCCGCTCTCGGTGTCAAGCTCACCACCCTGCGCCCCGAGCAGGCCGCCTACATCGGCGTCGAGGTCGAGGGCCCGTACAAGCCGGACCACTACCGCTACTGA
- a CDS encoding cation diffusion facilitator family transporter, with protein MSASGGTKAIVAALAANLAIAVAKFVAFVFSGSSSMLAESVHSLADSGNQGLLLLGGKKAQREATPQHPFGYGRERYIYAFLVSIVLFTVGGMFAIYEGYEKIQDPHEIEHWYWPIGVLVFAILAESFSFRTAIKESNEIRGNLSWGQFIKRAKAPELPVVLLEDLGALVGLVLALAGVGIALATGDGIWDGIGTLCIGVLLIVIAIVLAAETKSLLLGEAAGTEDVEKIKAAVVDGDVVTGVIHMRTLHLGPEELLVAAKISVQSDDTATEVANAINAAEARIREAVPIARVIYLEPDIFNAEAAAKGTNPAKSPGGDGH; from the coding sequence ATGAGCGCGTCGGGCGGTACCAAGGCGATCGTGGCGGCACTCGCCGCCAATCTGGCCATCGCCGTGGCCAAGTTCGTGGCCTTCGTCTTCAGCGGCTCGTCGTCGATGCTCGCGGAAAGCGTCCACTCGCTGGCGGACTCCGGCAACCAGGGCCTGCTCCTGCTCGGCGGAAAGAAGGCCCAGCGCGAGGCAACGCCGCAACACCCCTTCGGATACGGGCGCGAGCGCTACATCTACGCCTTCCTCGTCTCCATCGTGCTGTTCACCGTCGGTGGCATGTTCGCCATCTACGAGGGCTACGAGAAGATCCAGGACCCGCACGAGATCGAGCACTGGTACTGGCCGATCGGCGTTCTCGTCTTCGCGATCCTCGCGGAGTCTTTCTCCTTCCGCACCGCGATCAAGGAGTCGAACGAGATCCGCGGGAACCTCTCGTGGGGCCAGTTCATCAAGCGAGCCAAGGCCCCCGAGCTCCCCGTGGTCCTCCTGGAGGACCTCGGCGCCCTCGTCGGCCTGGTCCTGGCCCTCGCGGGCGTCGGCATCGCCCTCGCGACCGGGGACGGGATCTGGGACGGCATCGGCACGCTCTGCATCGGCGTCCTGCTGATCGTCATCGCGATCGTGCTCGCCGCCGAGACCAAGTCGCTCCTGCTCGGCGAGGCCGCAGGCACCGAGGACGTCGAGAAGATCAAGGCCGCCGTGGTCGACGGCGACGTGGTGACCGGCGTCATCCACATGCGCACCCTGCACCTCGGCCCCGAGGAGCTGCTGGTCGCCGCGAAGATCTCGGTCCAGAGCGACGACACGGCGACCGAGGTCGCCAACGCCATCAACGCCGCCGAGGCCCGCATCCGCGAGGCCGTCCCGATCGCCCGCGTGATCTACCTGGAGCCGGACATCTTCAACGCCGAAGCCGCGGCGAAGGGCACCAACCCGGCCAAGTCCCCGGGCGGCGACGGCCACTGA
- the manA gene encoding mannose-6-phosphate isomerase, class I: MDRLTNTIRPYAWGSTTAIPELTGVAPTGEPQAEMWMGAHPGAPSRLDRGTGESALSDVIAADPEGELGVAAVAKFGPRLPFLLKILAAGAPLSVQVHPDLDQARAGFADEERRGVPIDAPQRNYKDANHKPELICALTPFDGLCGFRRPLEAAELLEGLGVNSLKPYADLLRAHPEEAALREVLTAVLTADRAEMARTVTEAAAAAQRLGGPYAPYAGLVHDYPGDPGVIAAMLLNHVRLQPGEAMFLGAGIPHAYIEGLGVELMANSDNVLRCGLTPKHVDVPELLKVTIFEPGDPAILRPEGNGEEVYETPIDEFRLSRFVLAPGGAPRPVPDATPQILLCTAGSPKADSTKSGELTLAPGESVFVPAGEKVELSGSGTVFRATVVV, encoded by the coding sequence ATGGACCGCCTCACGAACACGATCCGCCCCTACGCCTGGGGATCGACCACCGCGATCCCCGAGCTCACCGGAGTCGCGCCCACCGGTGAACCCCAGGCGGAGATGTGGATGGGTGCCCACCCCGGAGCCCCCTCCCGCCTCGACCGCGGAACCGGCGAGAGCGCCCTGTCGGACGTCATCGCGGCCGACCCCGAAGGCGAGCTCGGAGTCGCCGCAGTCGCCAAGTTCGGCCCCCGGCTCCCCTTCCTCCTCAAGATCCTCGCCGCCGGCGCCCCGCTCTCCGTCCAGGTCCACCCCGACCTCGACCAGGCCCGTGCCGGGTTCGCGGACGAGGAGCGCCGCGGCGTCCCGATCGACGCACCGCAGCGCAACTACAAGGACGCCAACCACAAGCCCGAGCTGATCTGCGCACTCACCCCCTTCGACGGCCTGTGCGGATTCCGCCGGCCGCTGGAGGCCGCCGAGCTGCTCGAGGGACTCGGCGTCAACTCCCTGAAGCCCTACGCCGACCTCCTGCGGGCCCACCCCGAGGAGGCGGCCCTGCGCGAGGTGCTCACCGCCGTCCTGACCGCCGACCGCGCCGAGATGGCCCGTACGGTCACCGAGGCCGCGGCCGCCGCGCAGCGGCTCGGGGGCCCGTACGCCCCGTACGCCGGACTGGTCCACGACTACCCGGGCGACCCCGGCGTCATCGCCGCGATGCTCCTCAACCACGTGCGGCTCCAGCCCGGCGAAGCCATGTTCCTCGGCGCCGGCATTCCGCACGCCTACATCGAGGGCCTCGGCGTCGAGCTCATGGCCAACTCCGACAACGTCCTGCGCTGTGGGCTCACCCCCAAGCACGTGGACGTGCCGGAGCTGCTGAAGGTCACCATCTTCGAGCCCGGCGACCCCGCGATCCTGCGACCCGAGGGCAACGGCGAGGAGGTCTACGAGACCCCCATCGACGAATTCCGGCTCTCCCGCTTCGTCCTGGCCCCCGGCGGCGCCCCCCGGCCGGTCCCGGACGCCACCCCGCAGATCCTGCTGTGCACGGCGGGGTCCCCGAAGGCGGATTCCACGAAGTCCGGCGAACTGACCCTGGCCCCCGGTGAGTCGGTCTTCGTACCGGCCGGCGAAAAGGTCGAACTGTCCGGAAGCGGCACCGTCTTCCGTGCCACCGTGGTGGTCTGA
- a CDS encoding RDD family protein, translating to MSDLVTGDAVVLGLRPARLPSRALAILLDLVVYFGGYLAISMGLVLATASMDVAARAAVSVTSFVLVLVGVPIAVETLSHGRSLGKLACGLRVVRDDGGPIRFRHSLVRGAFGVFELLMTFGSVACIASLFSERGRRLGDVFAGTLVVRERVPGARVMPVPPPPPWLAGRFGGLDLSAVPDGLWLAIRQYLTRMNQLDPQVGAAMAVRLADDLVARTGAPPPVGVPAAAFLMAVVHERQSRDAARAFRQPAPGGLPVPYGQPVPYGQRPAPVVMPAVAPVVPVAPVAPAHVAPVPVPESESGRPPRATGFAPPA from the coding sequence GTGAGCGATCTGGTGACGGGGGACGCGGTCGTCCTGGGGCTGCGGCCTGCGAGGCTGCCGAGCCGGGCGCTGGCGATCCTGCTCGACCTGGTCGTGTACTTCGGCGGCTATCTGGCCATCTCGATGGGGCTGGTCCTCGCCACCGCCTCGATGGACGTGGCGGCCCGGGCCGCCGTGTCGGTGACCTCGTTCGTCCTCGTCCTGGTCGGTGTACCGATCGCGGTGGAGACGCTGAGCCACGGACGGTCGCTGGGCAAGCTCGCGTGCGGGCTGCGCGTGGTGCGTGACGACGGAGGGCCGATCCGGTTCCGCCACTCGCTGGTGCGCGGGGCGTTCGGGGTCTTCGAGCTGCTGATGACCTTCGGCTCCGTGGCGTGCATCGCCTCGCTGTTCTCGGAGCGGGGGCGGCGCCTGGGGGACGTGTTCGCGGGGACCCTGGTCGTCCGGGAACGGGTGCCGGGGGCGCGGGTGATGCCGGTGCCTCCGCCGCCGCCGTGGCTGGCCGGGCGGTTCGGGGGGCTGGACCTGTCGGCGGTGCCGGACGGGCTGTGGCTGGCGATCCGGCAGTACCTGACGCGGATGAACCAGCTGGATCCGCAGGTGGGCGCCGCCATGGCGGTGCGGCTCGCGGACGATCTGGTGGCGCGTACGGGGGCTCCGCCGCCGGTCGGGGTGCCGGCCGCCGCGTTCCTGATGGCGGTGGTGCACGAGCGGCAGTCGCGGGATGCGGCGCGGGCCTTCCGGCAGCCGGCTCCCGGGGGCTTGCCCGTGCCGTACGGGCAACCCGTGCCGTACGGGCAGCGGCCCGCGCCCGTGGTGATGCCGGCCGTGGCGCCGGTGGTACCGGTCGCGCCGGTCGCTCCCGCGCACGTGGCGCCCGTACCCGTACCCGAATCCGAATCCGGGCGGCCGCCGCGGGCCACCGGGTTCGCTCCGCCCGCCTAA
- a CDS encoding stage II sporulation protein M, protein MDLDVFVAAHQAEWARLEQLLARGRRLTGAEADELVALYQRTSTHLSLIQSSTPDPMLTGRLTQLVARARATVTGTRRGGWRDAARFFTSTFPAAVYLSRRWWIPTALISTAVGVLVGWWIATHPEIQGAIGAPEDLKAMTRPGGEYETYYSSHPAASFAAQVWTNNAQAAAMCLVLGGFLGLPVLYILWQNMLNLGVGIGLMSSADRLDVFLGLILPHGLLELTAVFVAAGTGLRLGWTVIDPGHRTRRTALAEQGRAALGMAIGLAVILFISGLIEGFVTPSGLPTWARITIGVAAEAAFLLYVYVLGGRAARAGDVGDVELADQTATLPTAA, encoded by the coding sequence ATGGATCTCGACGTCTTCGTTGCAGCCCACCAGGCGGAATGGGCCCGCCTGGAACAGCTCCTGGCCCGGGGCCGCCGCCTCACGGGGGCCGAGGCCGACGAGCTCGTCGCGCTGTACCAGCGCACCTCCACCCACCTCTCACTGATCCAGTCCAGCACCCCGGACCCGATGCTCACGGGCCGCCTCACCCAGCTCGTCGCCCGTGCCCGCGCCACGGTGACGGGCACCCGCCGCGGCGGCTGGCGCGACGCGGCCCGTTTCTTCACATCGACGTTCCCCGCGGCCGTCTACCTCAGCAGGCGTTGGTGGATACCGACGGCACTGATCTCCACCGCGGTCGGCGTGCTCGTCGGCTGGTGGATAGCCACCCACCCGGAGATTCAGGGAGCCATCGGAGCTCCGGAGGACCTGAAGGCGATGACACGGCCGGGCGGCGAGTACGAGACGTACTACTCCAGCCACCCCGCGGCCTCCTTCGCGGCCCAGGTCTGGACGAACAACGCCCAGGCCGCCGCGATGTGCCTGGTCCTGGGCGGCTTCCTGGGCCTGCCCGTGTTGTACATCCTCTGGCAGAACATGCTGAACCTCGGAGTCGGCATCGGCCTCATGTCCTCGGCCGACCGCCTCGACGTCTTCCTCGGCCTGATCCTCCCGCACGGGCTGCTCGAACTGACGGCCGTCTTCGTCGCCGCCGGTACCGGCCTGCGCCTGGGCTGGACGGTCATCGACCCCGGCCACCGCACCCGCCGCACCGCACTGGCCGAACAGGGCCGCGCCGCCCTCGGCATGGCCATCGGCCTCGCGGTGATCCTCTTCATCTCGGGCCTGATCGAAGGCTTCGTCACCCCCTCCGGTCTCCCCACCTGGGCCCGCATCACCATCGGCGTCGCCGCCGAGGCGGCCTTCCTCCTGTACGTCTACGTCCTGGGCGGCCGAGCGGCCCGCGCAGGTGACGTGGGCGACGTGGAGCTCGCCGACCAGACGGCGACGCTCCCCACGGCAGCCTGA
- a CDS encoding fructose-specific PTS transporter subunit EIIC, which produces MTSPAGPPDSGDANGQKPVKLVAVTACPTGIAHTYMAAEKLQQAADRLGISMKVETQGSIGAENVLTDNDVREADGVIIAADKEVDRERFAGKRVLSTGVADGIHKPEELFERVRTAPVQAGTAAAPGSGGGGRQRSQAYKALMNGVSHMIPFVVVGGLLLAVSLSLGGHADAKGGLVIPDGTFWFYVNKLGVTGFSLMLPIFSGYIAYALGDRPALVPGMIGGFLAADAVHIYGADANAGFLGAIVTGFLAGYLVVWIKRVKVPKVIQPIMPIIVIPILSTLALGLFYIYVIGQPISWVFTHLTSWLNGMTGSSAIVLGTLIGLMIAFDMGGPVNKTAFLVAVGLIGTNNHVMGMAAAAIPVMPLGQGLATLLRRKLYSDEEKETGLAALFMGFFGISEGAIPFAAARPAQVIPANMLGGAVAGAIAGVAGVQDSVPHGGPIVSLFGAISGVAMFFVAIAAGAVVTALTTNALIEIKQRRDGTTGAPAALSPEQVLVGAGVGAGVGVGAGTAVRSQAAAAAPVVAAGPPEVLSGYLTEQTVKTELASDSKEAAIREMARMLATTGNVRDVDELVRVALAREAQGTTGLGESIAIPHAKTDAVTRPTVGFARSDEGIEWGALDGTKARLVFMISVPEAAAGDEHLRILALLSRKLMDTGFRERLQSAPDEPAILDVLREIR; this is translated from the coding sequence GTGACCAGTCCGGCAGGCCCTCCCGACAGCGGGGACGCGAACGGGCAGAAGCCCGTGAAGTTGGTCGCCGTCACGGCGTGTCCCACGGGCATCGCGCACACCTACATGGCCGCGGAGAAGCTCCAGCAGGCCGCCGACCGCCTCGGCATCTCGATGAAGGTGGAGACGCAGGGCTCCATCGGGGCCGAGAACGTACTCACTGACAACGATGTCAGAGAGGCGGACGGGGTCATCATCGCGGCCGACAAGGAGGTGGACCGAGAGCGGTTCGCCGGCAAGCGCGTGCTGTCCACGGGCGTCGCGGACGGCATCCACAAGCCTGAGGAGCTCTTCGAACGCGTGCGCACCGCGCCGGTGCAGGCCGGGACCGCGGCGGCCCCGGGCAGCGGTGGCGGCGGCCGGCAGCGCAGCCAGGCGTACAAGGCGCTGATGAACGGCGTCTCCCACATGATCCCGTTCGTGGTCGTGGGTGGCCTGCTGCTCGCCGTCTCCCTGTCGCTCGGCGGGCACGCGGACGCCAAGGGCGGGCTGGTCATTCCCGACGGGACCTTCTGGTTCTACGTCAACAAGCTCGGCGTCACGGGCTTCAGCCTGATGCTGCCGATCTTCTCCGGCTACATCGCCTACGCGCTGGGTGACCGGCCGGCGCTCGTACCCGGCATGATCGGCGGCTTCCTCGCCGCCGACGCCGTCCACATCTACGGGGCCGATGCGAACGCCGGCTTCCTGGGCGCCATCGTGACCGGCTTCCTCGCGGGTTACCTGGTCGTGTGGATCAAGAGGGTCAAGGTCCCCAAGGTCATCCAGCCGATCATGCCGATCATCGTGATCCCGATCCTGTCGACGCTGGCACTGGGCCTGTTCTACATCTACGTGATCGGCCAGCCGATCTCCTGGGTCTTCACGCACCTGACCAGCTGGCTGAACGGCATGACCGGCTCCAGCGCGATCGTGCTGGGCACCCTGATCGGCCTGATGATCGCCTTCGACATGGGCGGCCCCGTCAACAAGACCGCGTTCCTCGTCGCCGTCGGCCTCATCGGCACCAACAACCACGTCATGGGCATGGCCGCCGCGGCCATCCCCGTCATGCCGCTCGGCCAGGGACTGGCCACGCTGCTGCGCCGCAAGCTCTACAGCGACGAGGAGAAGGAGACCGGCCTCGCGGCCCTGTTCATGGGCTTCTTCGGCATCTCGGAAGGTGCGATCCCCTTCGCCGCCGCCAGGCCCGCCCAGGTCATCCCGGCGAACATGCTCGGTGGTGCGGTGGCCGGTGCGATCGCCGGTGTGGCCGGGGTCCAGGACTCCGTACCGCACGGTGGTCCGATCGTCTCGCTGTTCGGTGCGATCAGCGGTGTCGCGATGTTCTTCGTGGCCATCGCGGCCGGTGCCGTGGTGACGGCGCTGACGACCAACGCGCTGATCGAGATCAAGCAGCGCCGCGACGGTACGACCGGTGCTCCGGCGGCGCTCTCGCCGGAGCAGGTCCTGGTCGGCGCCGGTGTCGGGGCCGGGGTGGGCGTCGGTGCCGGGACCGCCGTACGGTCGCAGGCCGCCGCCGCGGCTCCCGTCGTGGCCGCGGGTCCGCCGGAGGTGCTGTCCGGCTACCTCACCGAGCAGACCGTGAAGACGGAGCTGGCCTCGGACTCCAAGGAGGCCGCGATCCGCGAGATGGCGCGGATGCTGGCGACCACCGGGAACGTCCGCGACGTGGACGAGCTCGTACGGGTCGCGCTCGCCCGGGAGGCGCAGGGCACGACCGGTCTCGGCGAGTCCATCGCGATCCCGCACGCCAAGACGGACGCGGTCACCCGCCCGACGGTGGGCTTCGCCCGGTCCGACGAGGGCATCGAGTGGGGCGCGCTGGACGGCACGAAGGCCCGGCTGGTCTTCATGATCTCCGTGCCCGAGGCCGCCGCCGGTGACGAACACCTGCGGATCCTGGCGCTGCTGTCGCGCAAGCTGATGGACACCGGCTTCCGGGAGCGGCTGCAGTCCGCGCCGGACGAGCCCGCGATCCTGGACGTCCTGCGCGAGATCCGGTAG
- a CDS encoding AAA family ATPase, whose protein sequence is MTATTDSARSALEALRTEIGKAVVGQDSAVTGLVVALLCRGHVLLEGVPGVAKTLLVRALAASLELDTKRVQFTPDLMPSDVTGSLVYDARTAEFSFQNGPVFTNLLLADEINRTPPKTQSSLLEAMEERQVTVDGTPRKLPEPFLVAATMNPVEYEGTYPLPEAQLDRFLLKLTVPLPSREDEIGVLTRHAAGFNPRDLHGAGIRPVAGPAELEAARKAVEATAVSPEITAYVVDICRATRESPSLTLGVSPRGATALLATARAWAWLTGRDYVTPDDVKALALPTLRHRVQLRPEAEMEGVTADAVITAILTHVPVPR, encoded by the coding sequence ATGACGGCCACCACGGACAGCGCCCGCTCCGCCCTGGAAGCGCTCCGCACCGAGATCGGAAAGGCCGTGGTCGGCCAGGACTCCGCCGTCACCGGTCTCGTCGTAGCCCTCCTCTGCCGTGGCCACGTCCTCCTCGAAGGCGTCCCCGGCGTCGCGAAGACCCTCCTCGTACGGGCTCTCGCCGCCTCCCTCGAACTCGACACCAAGCGCGTCCAGTTCACCCCCGACCTGATGCCGAGCGACGTCACCGGCTCCCTCGTCTACGACGCCCGCACCGCGGAGTTCTCCTTCCAGAACGGCCCGGTCTTCACCAATCTCCTCCTCGCCGACGAGATCAACCGCACGCCCCCCAAGACCCAGTCCTCCCTCCTCGAGGCGATGGAGGAGCGCCAGGTCACCGTCGACGGCACCCCCCGCAAGCTGCCGGAGCCGTTCCTCGTCGCCGCCACCATGAACCCGGTGGAGTACGAGGGCACTTACCCCCTCCCCGAGGCCCAGCTCGACCGCTTCCTCCTGAAGCTCACCGTCCCCCTCCCCTCCCGCGAGGACGAGATCGGCGTACTGACCCGGCACGCGGCCGGCTTCAACCCGCGCGACCTGCACGGCGCCGGGATCCGCCCGGTCGCCGGGCCCGCCGAACTCGAGGCGGCCCGCAAGGCCGTCGAGGCCACCGCCGTCTCCCCGGAGATCACCGCGTATGTCGTCGACATCTGCCGGGCCACCCGCGAGTCCCCCTCCCTCACCCTCGGCGTCTCCCCCCGCGGCGCGACCGCCCTGCTGGCCACCGCCCGCGCCTGGGCCTGGCTCACCGGCCGCGACTACGTCACCCCCGACGACGTCAAGGCCCTCGCCCTGCCGACCCTGCGCCACCGCGTACAGCTGCGCCCCGAGGCCGAGATGGAGGGCGTCACGGCCGACGCGGTCATCACCGCGATCCTCACCCACGTCCCCGTCCCGCGCTGA
- the lepB gene encoding signal peptidase I → MDIRGGVPGRRTGVAAVVLVVLGAVLSCAGGIGGYFFMPTRVLPSDHMRPSYPAGSSMVFNLLITGVERGDVVLFDAAAWGERNLSVERVVAVGGDHIAYAPGDRTFTLNGKPLAEPYVLDGDPVAGTPGAFSVTVPEGRLFLLGDTRGNSADSRYRFQATEHGTVPVSAVKGAVIDAGDPLVLGLRSALFGGIPVLAAGVACVGVARRQRRRATAAAAQPVFAGQVPPGG, encoded by the coding sequence GTGGACATACGGGGCGGGGTGCCGGGGCGCCGGACCGGGGTGGCAGCGGTGGTGCTGGTGGTGCTGGGTGCGGTGCTGAGCTGTGCCGGCGGCATCGGCGGGTACTTCTTCATGCCGACGAGGGTCCTGCCGTCGGACCACATGAGGCCGTCCTACCCGGCGGGCTCCTCGATGGTCTTCAACCTGCTGATCACCGGGGTGGAGCGCGGGGACGTGGTGCTCTTCGACGCCGCGGCCTGGGGTGAGCGGAACCTGTCCGTGGAGCGGGTGGTGGCCGTCGGCGGCGACCACATCGCCTACGCGCCCGGCGACCGGACGTTCACGCTGAACGGGAAGCCCCTGGCCGAGCCGTACGTGCTGGACGGCGACCCCGTCGCGGGCACGCCCGGGGCGTTCAGCGTGACGGTGCCCGAGGGCCGGCTGTTCCTGCTGGGCGACACACGCGGCAACTCGGCGGACTCCCGCTACCGGTTCCAGGCGACGGAGCACGGGACCGTTCCCGTGTCGGCCGTGAAGGGCGCGGTGATCGACGCGGGCGATCCGCTGGTCTTGGGCCTGCGGTCGGCGCTGTTCGGCGGGATCCCCGTGCTGGCCGCGGGCGTGGCGTGCGTCGGCGTCGCCCGGCGGCAGCGGCGCCGGGCGACGGCGGCCGCGGCGCAGCCGGTGTTCGCGGGGCAGGTGCCGCCGGGGGGCTGA